A genomic region of Anopheles coustani chromosome 3, idAnoCousDA_361_x.2, whole genome shotgun sequence contains the following coding sequences:
- the LOC131259629 gene encoding neprilysin-4, which yields MESVCKVASKYDKRQESEQQQQPPDSVTTSSGGCGLGIDERTGRLQWCPGYRFVKILFVIPAAMLPIGLLFLLLSRFQVVGSVELGCGEIGSYAEESGMGDNYLTDGEASEWPDLTTASTERQCQPIPKLLSETIDTEDRGLLRDIIRTSFIPTEKRVLPADCLPGDPLSPQEVKQGRQRRRVRKSLSWLDDSRSSPESIRAAQVQIMRQYMDLGADPCDDFYQYACGNWDRVNPIPKDKAALDTFELLRESLDLVLKNLLLGDDSVPSSPGAEESLPEVGNALSTVRSTTAPSSQHNQPVDDVPLRRVRKRVGRGWRRRRRRRAVQNKLIIRTTQVKRVRRRELKSDDDAETKARHLFVSCMNYELIKQRGLEPLKRLLDSLGGWPLLDPNWDETGFDWLNLTAYIRRYNNDVLIVEWVGPDIKNSDENIVQFDQTTLGLPTREYYLQAANRKYLDAYRLFMVEVIELLDVPPATAQRATDEMIEFEVQLANITNPPEERNNVSTLYRKIILENLHDEVPEIDWTRYLEIVTERKVNTSDFVVMFAMNYMQDLVELIGQTEPRIVANYLLWRFVRHRINNLDDRFLGAKQRFSNALFGREKNPPRWKNCVTQVNANMGMAVGAMFVRRYFDENSKKDTLKMTHELQEAFREILNQTDWIDGLTKRLAEKKVNAMSLRIGYPNFILSQEELNARYASLTVHPERYFENTLNVLSHIRRTDQEKLGQVVNKTAWHTAPAVVNAYYSRNKNQIMFPAGILQPPFYHRHFPKSINYGGIGVVIGHELTHGFDDKGRLFDRDGNLYRWWSDNAIEAFHERAACLVQQYSKYTIDEIGVQLDGENTQGENIADNGGIKQAFLAYTKWLSAQTDPRVLALETLPGLNVTNTQLFFLNFAQIWCGAMRPEATRNKLKTAVHSPGRFRVIGTLSNSEDFAREFRCPVGSVMNPAEKCSVW from the coding sequence ATGGAGTCTGTGTGCAAAGTCGCGAGCAAGTACGATAAGCGGCAGGAGTcggagcagcaacaacaacctcCCGACTCCGTCACCACTTCCAGTGGCGGCTGTGGACTGGGAATCGATGAACGCACCGGACGGCTTCAATGGTGTCCCGGGTACCGGTTCGTGAAGATCCTGTTCGTCATTCCGGCCGCGATGCTTCCGATCGGTTTGCTGTTTCTGCTGTTGTCTCGGTTTCAGGTCGTCGGTTCGGTCGAGCTAGGATGCGGTGAGATTGGCTCCTATGCGGAAGAATCCGGTATGGGTGATAACTACCTCACCGATGGAGAAGCTTCCGAGTGGCCGGACCTGACCACAGCTAGCACCGAACGGCAGTGCCAACCGATACCGAAGCTCCTAAGCGAAACCATCGACACCGAGGATCGTGGACTTTTGCGTGACATCATCCGGACGTCGTTCATTCCGACGGAAAAGCGCGTCCTACCAGCGGACTGTTTACCGGGGGACCCTTTGTCGCCCCAGGAAGTGAAACAAGGACGTCAACGGCGACGTGTGAGAAAGTCTCTCTCCTGGTTAGACGACAGCCGGAGCAGTCCGGAGAGCATACGGGCAGCGCAGGTACAGATTATGCGGCAGTACATGGACCTCGGGGCGGACCCGTGTGACGACTTCTACCAGTACGCCTGCGGGAACTGGGACCGGGTGAATCCGATACCGAAGGATAAAGCCGCACTGGACACGTTCGAGCTGCTGCGCGAAAGTCTCGATCTGGTGCTGAAAAACCTACTCTTGGGTGACGATAGTGTGCCGTCTTCCCCCGGCGCGGAAGAAAGTCTGCCCGAGGTGGGCAATGCGCTCTCAACCGTCCGTTCGACAACGGCACCGAGTTCTCAACACAACCAACCCGTTGATGACGTACCGTTGCGTCGTGTGCGAAAGCGAGTTGGCCGTGGTTGGCGACGGCGAAGGCGACGTCGTGCGGTTCAGAACAAACTCATCATCCGGACGACGCAGGTGAAGCGCGTTAGAAGAAGGGAACTCAAGTCGGATGACGATGCGGAAACGAAAGCACGCCATCTGTTTGTGTCCTGCATGAACTATGAGCTGATCAAGCAGAGAGGACTGGAACCGTTGAAGCGATTGCTGGATAGCCTCGGTGGATGGCCCCTGCTCGATCCGAACTGGGATGAAACCGGCTTCGACTGGCTGAACCTGACGGCGTACATTCGCCGTTACAACAACGATGTGCTGATAGTCGAGTGGGTTGGTCCGGACATTAAGAATTCGGATGAAAATATCGTGCAGTTTGACCAGACGACACTCGGGTTGCCGACGCGCGAGTACTACCTACAGGCCGCCAACCGGAAGTACCTGGATGCGTACCGTCTGTTTATGGTGGAGGTAATCGAGCTGCTCGACGTGCCACCGGCGACGGCCCAGCGAGCCACGGACGAGATGATTGAGTTCGAGGTGCAGCTAGCGAACATTACTAACCCACCGGAGGAGCGCAACAACGTGTCGACCCTGTATAGGAAGATCATCCTGGAGAACCTGCACGATGAAGTACCGGAGATTGATTGGACGAGGTACCTGGAGATCGTTACCGAGCGCAAGGTGAATacgtccgactttgtggtgATGTTTGCTATGAATTACATGCAGGACCTGGTGGAGTTGATCGGCCAAACGGAGCCACGTATCGTGGCCAACTATCTACTGTGGCGATTCGTTCGTCACCGGATCAACAATCTGGACGATCGGTTTCTCGGTGCCAAGCAGCGCTTCTCGAATGCGTTATTCGGGCGGGAGAAGAATCCACCACGGTGGAAGAACTGTGTGACGCAGGTTAACGCCAACATGGGAATGGCGGTTGGGGCGATGTTCGTGAGGCGATACTTTGACGAGAACAGCAAGAAGGACACGCTCAAGATGACCCACGAGCTGCAGGAGGCCTTCCGTGAGATACTGAACCAGACCGATTGGATCGATGGGTTGACCAAGCGGCTTGCCGAGAAAAAGGTGAACGCGATGTCGCTCCGGATCGGTTACCCCAACTTTATTCTGTCCCAAGAAGAGCTGAACGCCCGCTACGCCAGTCTCACCGTTCACCCGGAGCGATACTTCGAAAACACGCTCAACGTGCTCAGTCACATACGGCGAACGGATCAGGAGAAGCTTGGCCAGGTGGTGAACAAAACGGCCTGGCATACGGCACCGGCTGTGGTGAACGCGTACTATAGCCGCAACAAGAACCAGATCATGTTCCCCGCTGGGATCCTGCAGCCACCGTTCTACCACCGTCACTTCCCAAAGTCGATCAACTACGGTGGCATTGGCGTGGTGATCGGGCACGAGCTGACACACGGTTTCGACGACAAGGGTCGGCTGTTCGATCGCGACGGTAACCTGTACCGCTGGTGGAGCGACAACGCCATCGAGGCGTTCCACGAGCGGGCAGCTTGTTTGGTGCAGCAGTACAGCAAGTACACGATCGACGAGATCGGCGTCCAGCTCGATGGGGAAAACACACAGGGCGAGAACATCGCCGACAACGGTGGCATCAAGCAGGCGTTCCTCGCCTACACCAAATGGCTTTCCGCGCAGACCGACCCACGCGTTCTGGCCCTCGAGACCCTTCCGGGGCTGAACGTCACCAACACGCAGCTGTTCTTCCTGAACTTTGCACAGATCTGGTGCGGTGCGATGCGCCCGGAAGCGACCCGGAACAAGCTCAAGACGGCCGTACACAGTCCCGGGCGGTTCCGGGTGATCGGTACGCTGTCCAACTCGGAGGACTTTGCCCGCGAGTTCCGGTGCCCGGTTGGGAGCGTTATGAACCCGGCCGAAAAGTGTAGCGTGTGGTAG